A segment of the Desulfuromonadales bacterium genome:
AGGCGATACGCAGGTCGGTCTTGCCGATGGAGATGGCGCCCACGCCGTACTTGTCGAGCAGGTGCACCCGCAATTTCTCGGCATCGACCTTCTTCACCTTCAGGCACATGAAGTAGCCGGAATTGAAGGGGTAGTAGGTCCAGGCGCCGTCGTACTTGCCGCTATCGAGAACCTGCTTGGTCTTCAGGGCGCGGCCCTTCATGACCTGGAACTTCTCTTCCTTCTGGGGGAGAAACTGGGGCGAGCGCAGCCCCTCGATGACGAAGGTCTGAGACGGGTGCGGGCAGTTGGAGATCTTCGCCCGGATGATGCCCATGGTCTTCTTCTCCAGGGCGGTCATGACCGGAGTGTTCTCGTAGCCGTGGCCGTCGGCGAAGGTGATGAAGCCGGTGCGGAAGCCCCAGACGAACTCTTCCTTGGTGGCGCCGTCGAGCTTGACGGCGAGGATGCGCGGGTGCAGGTTGGCCAGCTTGCCGAAGAGGGACTCCTTCAGGCAGTCCTCATAGAAAAGGCCGAAATAGGCGTCGTCGGTCACGGCGACGATGTTACAGCCGGACTCAGCCACCTCAAGAATGGCAGCCACCAGCGCATCCCCCTCGGCCACCGTCGGGGTGTAGCCGCTGGGATTGTTGGGGAAGTTAAGCAGCACCACGGCCTTGCCCTTCTCTTCGGCCGAGTTCTTCAGCACCGCCTTGAAGGCGTCGACGTCGTAGCCGCCGGTTTCGGTAAAAGTCGGATGCTTCTTGATGATGCCACCGTTGCAAGTGCCGAAGGTCAGGTTGTAGTTGCCCCAAAGCATGTCGGGGAGAACGACGTGGTCGCCGGCACCGACGAACATGTCGCCGAGGATCG
Coding sequences within it:
- a CDS encoding aminotransferase class I/II-fold pyridoxal phosphate-dependent enzyme, which produces MNPLAIELNDLLAQHSPHVLEMLSDLGKNLFFPKGILTQSAEAKEKAHKFNATIGIATEKGGPMYLQCIQDKLSAFDPKDIYPYAPPAGKPELRSLWREKMLRENPSLQGKHFSNPVVTNALTHGLSILGDMFVGAGDHVVLPDMLWGNYNLTFGTCNGGIIKKHPTFTETGGYDVDAFKAVLKNSAEEKGKAVVLLNFPNNPSGYTPTVAEGDALVAAILEVAESGCNIVAVTDDAYFGLFYEDCLKESLFGKLANLHPRILAVKLDGATKEEFVWGFRTGFITFADGHGYENTPVMTALEKKTMGIIRAKISNCPHPSQTFVIEGLRSPQFLPQKEEKFQVMKGRALKTKQVLDSGKYDGAWTYYPFNSGYFMCLKVKKVDAEKLRVHLLDKYGVGAISIGKTDLRIAFSCIAEENIQELFDIIYQAVQDLV